A single region of the Halopiger xanaduensis SH-6 genome encodes:
- the pstC gene encoding phosphate ABC transporter permease subunit PstC, whose translation MSERTTDVDLTRPSSGQVVKERIYKWLLFACAALTVFVTVSIIVTLTRDALKFFEMVPATEFFLETEWFVRGDGGNFGVWPLVSATMVITVVSAMVAVPIGVAAAVYLSEYASGRMRSVLKPALEVLAGIPTVVYGYLALVYLTPALQAIGIPVSTFNLLSASIMVGIMIIPMVSSLSEDAMSSVPDSLRQAGYGMGATKYEVSTGIVIPAAISGIFSSFILALSRAIGETMIVVMAAGLRPRMFDFSNPLNNLFSSGQPMTAGMVNAVTSDATGGSATYLSMFALGLTLFVITFSMNLASDYVAARYQEEYQ comes from the coding sequence ATGAGTGAGCGAACGACAGACGTCGATCTGACGCGGCCGTCGTCGGGTCAAGTCGTCAAAGAACGCATCTACAAGTGGCTGCTGTTCGCCTGCGCCGCGCTGACCGTGTTCGTGACCGTCAGCATTATCGTCACGCTCACGCGGGACGCGCTCAAGTTCTTCGAGATGGTCCCCGCGACGGAGTTCTTCTTGGAGACCGAGTGGTTCGTCCGCGGCGACGGGGGGAACTTCGGCGTCTGGCCGCTCGTGAGCGCGACGATGGTCATCACCGTCGTCTCGGCGATGGTCGCCGTTCCGATCGGCGTCGCCGCAGCCGTCTACCTCAGCGAGTACGCGAGCGGGCGGATGCGGTCGGTGCTCAAGCCGGCGCTCGAGGTCTTGGCGGGCATTCCGACGGTCGTCTACGGCTATCTCGCGCTGGTTTACCTGACCCCCGCGCTGCAGGCGATCGGGATCCCGGTCAGTACGTTCAACCTGCTGAGCGCTTCCATCATGGTCGGTATCATGATCATCCCGATGGTGTCCTCCCTCTCCGAGGACGCGATGAGTTCCGTTCCGGACTCGCTCAGACAGGCCGGCTACGGGATGGGTGCGACGAAGTACGAGGTGTCGACCGGTATCGTGATTCCGGCGGCCATCTCGGGGATCTTCTCGTCGTTCATCCTCGCGCTCTCGCGGGCGATCGGCGAAACCATGATCGTCGTCATGGCCGCCGGCCTGCGGCCGCGGATGTTCGACTTCTCGAACCCGCTGAACAACCTGTTCAGTTCGGGACAGCCGATGACGGCGGGGATGGTAAACGCCGTCACGAGCGACGCGACCGGCGGCTCGGCGACCTACCTCAGCATGTTCGCGCTCGGGCTAACGCTGTTCGTGATCACGTTCTCGATGAACCTCGCGAGCGACTACGTCGCGGCACGATACCAGGAGGAATACCAATGA
- a CDS encoding phosphate ABC transporter substrate-binding protein PstS family protein, protein MADTQTERSVRSVSRRKVLAATGAVGALSLAGCTENNAGGNNSSGNGDSGNERVVVTGSSTVFPVSDTMAEAFMDENDVNVTTDSTGTGGGFSNNFCPGNSDINGASRPIQEEEVSSCNENGVEPIEFQIGADAVTMAVHNDSPIDCVTYDELAQIWSEDGAETWSDVNSEWPDEEIERYGPPSTSGTFDWFRNNVIGDSGSHVTQYEKTENDNELVQGISSSENAIGYFGYAYYRENEDQLKALEIKESEDGECTPPSLEAASEGSYPMARPLYIYVSEQSLERESVYNFVEFYIEESGTDTVTDVGYVPANDEQVQENLDKLENAVN, encoded by the coding sequence ATGGCTGATACCCAGACGGAACGTTCGGTTCGATCGGTTTCTCGACGGAAGGTTCTCGCGGCGACGGGCGCAGTGGGGGCGCTCTCGCTCGCCGGTTGTACCGAAAACAACGCCGGTGGAAATAATTCGAGTGGAAACGGCGATAGCGGAAACGAACGGGTCGTCGTTACGGGCAGCAGTACGGTGTTCCCCGTCTCGGACACGATGGCCGAGGCGTTCATGGATGAAAACGACGTAAACGTCACCACCGACTCGACCGGGACCGGCGGCGGTTTCAGCAATAACTTCTGTCCCGGCAACTCCGACATCAACGGCGCATCGCGGCCGATCCAGGAGGAAGAAGTGAGCTCCTGTAACGAAAACGGCGTCGAACCGATCGAGTTCCAGATCGGCGCCGACGCGGTCACGATGGCCGTCCACAACGATTCGCCGATCGACTGCGTCACCTACGACGAACTCGCGCAGATCTGGTCCGAAGACGGCGCCGAAACGTGGTCCGACGTCAACTCCGAGTGGCCCGACGAGGAGATCGAACGCTACGGGCCGCCCTCGACGTCCGGCACCTTCGACTGGTTCAGAAACAACGTGATCGGCGACAGCGGGAGCCACGTCACCCAGTACGAAAAGACCGAAAACGACAACGAACTCGTCCAGGGGATCTCCTCGAGCGAAAACGCGATCGGCTACTTCGGCTACGCGTACTACCGGGAGAACGAGGATCAGCTCAAAGCCCTCGAGATCAAGGAAAGCGAGGACGGCGAGTGCACCCCGCCGAGCTTGGAGGCGGCCAGCGAGGGCTCGTACCCGATGGCGCGACCGCTGTACATCTACGTCAGCGAGCAGTCGCTTGAGCGGGAGTCGGTCTACAACTTCGTCGAGTTCTACATCGAGGAGTCGGGGACCGACACCGTCACCGACGTCGGCTACGTCCCGGCGAACGACGAACAGGTTCAGGAGAATCTCGACAAGCTCGAGAACGCGGTGAACTGA